The Terriglobia bacterium genome has a window encoding:
- the lepB gene encoding signal peptidase I, whose product MEESQGSQEVPASEAPRGSQAQFTKSTLREYFESIVITAIIALFATTFVVQAFKIPTGSMESNLLIGDHLLVNKFVYGLHDGWLWKLLPYKDLKRGDVIVFKYPKSPDTAYVKRLIGLPGDRVEMIGRTVYINGKPLEEKYTQYIDPASVYGQYGPIEVPLDQYFAMGDNRDNSQDSRIWGFVPRDHFIGKALVIYWSYETPRDEYLQTSLRDHVSQFTDVFLNFFTKTRWSRSFKVIR is encoded by the coding sequence GTGGAAGAGTCACAGGGGTCACAGGAAGTACCGGCGTCTGAAGCGCCGCGAGGTTCACAAGCTCAATTCACCAAATCGACGCTGAGGGAGTATTTCGAGTCCATCGTCATCACGGCGATCATTGCACTCTTTGCAACCACTTTTGTGGTGCAGGCATTCAAGATCCCGACGGGCTCGATGGAATCCAATCTTCTGATCGGCGACCACCTGCTGGTCAACAAGTTTGTTTACGGGCTGCATGACGGATGGCTCTGGAAGCTGCTGCCCTACAAGGATCTCAAGCGCGGTGATGTGATCGTTTTCAAGTATCCCAAGAGCCCCGATACGGCATACGTGAAACGGCTGATCGGGTTGCCGGGCGATCGTGTGGAAATGATCGGGCGCACCGTGTACATCAACGGCAAGCCGCTCGAGGAAAAATACACCCAGTACATTGATCCGGCGAGCGTTTACGGACAATATGGTCCCATTGAAGTCCCGCTGGACCAGTACTTTGCTATGGGCGACAACAGGGACAACAGCCAGGACAGCAGGATCTGGGGATTCGTGCCGCGGGATCACTTTATCGGCAAAGCCTTGGTCATCTACTGGTCCTATGAAACCCCGCGGGATGAGTACCTCCAAACCAGCCTCAGAGATCATGTAAGCCAGTTTACGGACGTTTTCCTGAACTTCTTCACTAAGACTCGATGGAGCAGGTCTTTTAAGGTCATTCGATGA